Proteins co-encoded in one Acipenser ruthenus chromosome 3, fAciRut3.2 maternal haplotype, whole genome shotgun sequence genomic window:
- the LOC117394927 gene encoding hyaluronan synthase 2-like, which produces MRCDKVITYLRVFGTTMFGVSLLLAITAAYIMNYQFIKTDNYYFSFGLYGTILAVHLIIQSLFAFLEHKNMKRSLETPIKLNKTLALCIAAFQEDPNYLRKCLLSVKRLTYPGIKVIMVIDGNNEDDIYMMDIFGEIMGRDKAATYIWKSNFHHKGLEETDESYLESMQHVTRMVLSNKCVCIMQKWGGKREVMYTAFKALGRSVDYVQVCDSDTVLDPASSVEMVKVLEQDPMVGGVGGDVQILNKYESWISFLSSVRYWMAFNIERACQSYFGCVQCISGPLGMYRNSLLHDFIEDWYNQEFMGSQCSFGDDRHLTNRVLSLGYATKYTARSKCLTETPIRYLRWLNQQTRWSKSYFREWLYNAMWFHKHHLWMTYEAVITGFFPFFLIATVIQLFYRGRIWNILLFLLTVQLVGLIKSSFASCLRGNIVMVFMSFYSVLYMSSLLPAKMFAIATINKAGWGTSGRKTIVVNFIGLIPISVWVSILFGGVLYTIYQETKKPFSESEQTILIIGAILYACYWVMLLTLYVVLITKCGRRKKEQQYDMVLDV; this is translated from the exons ATGAGGTGTGACAAGGTTATTACTTATCTTCGTGTCTTCGGGACAACGATGTTTGGAGTTTCTCTTCTACTTGCAATCACTGCTGCCTATATTATGAACTACCAGTTCATCAAAACTGACAATTACTATTTCTCTTTTGGGCTGTATGGTACCATTTTGGCTGTGCACCTCATAATCCAAAGCCTGTTTGCTTTTTTGGAGCATAAAAATATGAAAAGATCTCTAGAGACACCaatcaaactaaataaaacactggCTCTGTGCATTGCAGCCTTCCAGGAAGACCCTAACTACCTACGAAAGTGTTTGCTTTCAGTTAAAAGGCTGACTTACCCAGGGATAAAAGTGATCATGGTCATTGACGGAAATAACGAGGATGATATATACATGATGGACATCTTTGGGGAAATCATGGGCAGAGATAAGGCTGCTACCTACATCTGGAAAAGTAACTTTCACCACAAAGGTCTGGAGGAAACTGACGAGTCATACTTAGAAAGCATGCAGCACGTGACCCGGATGGTCTTGTCCAACAAATGTGTCTGCATCATGCAGAAGTGGGGCGGAAAGCGAGAAGTAATGTACACAGCCTTTAAAGCTCTCGGAAGAAGTGTTGACTATGTGCAG GTTTGTGATTCAGACACCGTGCTGGACCCAGCTTCATCTGTAGAAATGGTGAAAGTGTTGGAACAAGATCCAATGGTGGGAGGGGTCGGAGGTGATGTGCAG ATTCTGAACAAGTATGAATCGTGGATATCCTTCCTAAGCAGTGTTAGGTACTGGATGGCGTTCAACATAGAAAGAGCCTGTCAGTCGTACTTTGGCTGTGTGCAGTGCATCAGCGGACCTTTGGGGATGTACAGGAACTCCCTCCTGCACGACTTCATCGAGGACTGGTATAACCAAGAGTTTATGGGCAGCCAGTGTAGCTTTGGAGATGACCGGCATCTTACCAATCGGGTGTTGAGCCTTGGATATGCTACCAAGTACACAGCTAGATCCAAATGCCTTACAGAAACCCCAATTAGATACCTGAGGTGGCTGAACCAGCAGACTCGTTGGAGCAAGTCCTATTTCCGAGAATGGCTATATAATGCAATGTGGTTCCATAAGCACCACCTGTGGATGACCTATGAAGCTGTGATCACTGGCTTTTTCCCTTTCTTCCTTATCGCCACAGTAATCCAGCTGTTCTACCGTGGAAGGATATGGaatattcttttgtttttgttgactGTGCAGCTGGTGGGCCTCATCAAGTCTTCCTTCGCTAGCTGTCTCCGTGGCAACATTGTCATGGTCTTCATGTCATTCTATTCAGTGTTATACATGTCCAGCTTGCTTCCCGCTAAGATGTTTGCCATAGCAACGATAAACAAAGCCGGCTGGGGAACATCAGGACGAAAAACTATCGTAGTTAATTTTATTGGACTAATTCCAATATCTGTGTGGGTTTCCATCCTATTCGGTGGAGTATTATACACAATAtaccaagaaacaaaaaaacccttttcAGAATCTGAACAAACTATCCTAATCATTGGTGCAATATTATATGCATGCTACTGGGTCATGCTTTTGACTTTGTATGTGGTACTTATCACCAAGTGTGGTCGGAGGAAAAAAGAACAGCAGTATGACATGGTGCTTGACGTTTGA